From Lolium perenne isolate Kyuss_39 chromosome 5, Kyuss_2.0, whole genome shotgun sequence, a single genomic window includes:
- the LOC139831632 gene encoding protein FAR1-RELATED SEQUENCE 5-like, producing the protein MDGSVASGIDNEKATTDVDDSRWEAFDISSSEDEYEMDIDDEDSIREKDDEPTSENTSDVVVIKQVTGSSQLDHTKQEDNKDPYDIDAEMSRQRKYEAVRAMIFVSEEAAYYFYNKYAKEHGFSIRREKKKERLDELGTPTIRVSYNRKKGVWTVLRFDENHNHKPATADQIAFMRSHRKIKAHQKSRIMSFGSLFGMRLFNIMRTFISDNGKYSRVGFVRKDLYNMSCREKRKMLAKGDANTTIGIMEKRKRDDPEFYFDYKLGKGGKLLHLFWCDSQSRQDYADFGDVLVFDSTYKTNRYAMPFIPFVGINNHRQTTVFACAIVSDEKEVTYKWLLETFLKAMYQQKPKGIITDGDAAMIAAVGKFFPGVWYRVCTWHIEKNMKKHIDSLAHNEFRSLLYYTTSEQVFEERWRAFVEKHQTELTKEWMKRMYRRKKLWSAAYLANGYFLGMKSNQRSESLNSTLHTHLDFGLTMVDMVVHYENNSSRVREEEARQDTIDSQTVPVAVTRYKDIEMSAARKFTATNFYLVQGELKKIGGLEII; encoded by the exons ATGGACGGCTCTGTGGCTTCTGGGATTGACAATGAGAAAGCAACTACAGACGTTGATGACTCTAGATGGGAGGCTTTTGATATTTCATCTtcagaagatgaatatgaa ATGGACATCGATGATGAAGACAGCATAAgagagaaagatgatgaacccacTTCTGAAAATACGAGTGAT GTTGTTGTAATCAAACAA GTGACAGGAAGTTCCCAGTTGGACCATACTAAGCAGGAAGATAATAAGGATCCATATGATATTGATGCTGAAATGAGCAGACAGCGAAAGTATGAGGCTGTAAGGGCCATGATCTTTGTTTCCGAAGAGGCTGCCTATTATTTCTACAACAAGTATGCCAAAGAACATGGTTTTAGCATTCGACGCGAGAAGAAAAAGGAACGCCTTGATGAATTAGGGACACCCACCATTCG CGTGTCGTATAACAGGAAAAAGGGTGTTTGGACTGTTCTGAGATTTGACGAGAATCACAACCATAAGCCTGCTACAGCTGATCAAATCGCTTTTATGAGGTCTCATAGAAAGATCAAGGCTCATCAGAAATCTAGGATCATGTCCTTTGGGAGCCTCTTTGGGATGAGATTATTCAACATTATGAGGACATTTATCAGTGACAATGGAAAATACAGCAGGGTAGGATTTGTAAGAAAGGATCTTTACAACATGTCTTGCCGTGAAAAGAGGAAGATGCTTGCAAAGGGTGACGCCAACACAACCATTGGCATTATGGAGAAGAGGAAGCGAGATGATCCTGAATTCTATTTTGATTACAAGCTTGGTAAAGGTGGAAAATTGTTACACCTGTTCTGGTGTGATTCTCAGTCTCGGCAGGACTATGCCGACTTCGGTGACGTGCTGGTGTTTGACAGCACGTACAAAACAAATCGGTATGCTATGCCGTTCATACCTTTTGTGGGAATAAACAATCACCGCCAGACTACTGTTTTTGCATGCGCCATTGTCTCGGACGAAAAGGAAGTAACATACAAGTGGTTGTTAGAAACATTCCTGAAAGCCATGTATCAGCAGAAGCCTAAAGGGATCATCACTGATGGGGACGCTGCAATGATCGCCGCTGTTGGTAAATTCTTTCCAGGCGTGTGGTACCGTGTTTGTACGtggcatattgagaagaacatgaagaagcacATTGACTCCCTGGCTCACAATGAATTCCGGTCGCTGCTGTACTACACCACTTCAGAACAAGTATTCGAGGAGAGATGGAGGGCATTCGTCGAGAAGCACCAGACGGAATTAACCAAAGAATGGATGAAGAGGATGTATAGGAGGAAGAAGTTGTGGTCAGCCGCGTATCTAGCGAATGGATATTTCCTCGGAATGAAAAGCAACCAGAGGAGCGAGAGTTTGAACTCCACCCTACACACCCACCTTGACTTTGGACTGACAATGGTGGATATGGTTGTGCACTACGAGAATAACAGTAGCCGTgtccgggaggaagaggcccgccAGGACACCATAGACTCTCAGACAGTACCGGTTGCAGTTACCAGGTACAAGGATATAGAGATGTCTGCTGCCCGTAAATTCACTGCTACAAACTTCTACCTCGTTCAAGGGGAGCTGAAAAAGATTGGGGGCCTAGAGATT ATATGA
- the LOC127303681 gene encoding 3'-5' exonuclease-like, translated as MASASSSIVAGDEKSTTEKYRILAHGSTYIDVVYTNEAATVDRILRMYEGWLDEDEDRFKFVGLDLEYDSSGHKLAVMQIAMREHVLVFHYIRCKDHCPRLLTFLKDKQYTFTSVDKRNDTKVLRAAGLPVPEERHIDIQDIFKINGQPQAGMADLAAKLIDPKFANMKKDFKYNRLRKEGHGFWECKPLSWMNLEYAAIDGYLSYEIYNKIYTVNEGQAHLQRSDHICPEMQKSG; from the exons ATGGCATCTGCCTCTTCCTCCATCGTGGCCGGAGACGAGAAGTCCACGACGGAGAAGTACCGCATCCTTGCGCACGGGAGCACATATATCGACGTCGTCTACACCAATGAGGCGGCGACTGTTGATAGAATTCTTCGTATGTACGAGGGTTGgctcgacgaggacgaggacaggTTCAAGTTCGTTGGTCTGGATCTCGAGTATGACTCTAGCGGACACAAGTTGGCGGTAATGCAAATCGCCATGAGGGAGCACGTTCTTGTATTCCACTacattag GTGCAAGGATCATTGTCCGCGCCTACTGACTTTTCTCAAGGACAAGCAATACACTTTTACAAGTGTTGATAAAAGAAATGACACAAAAGTTCTTCGTGCGGCCGGTCTTCCTGTTCCAGAAGAGAGACACATCGACATCCAGGACATTTTCAAGATTAATGGTCAACCGCAGGCTGGAATGGCTGATCTTGCAGCAAAGCTCATTGATCCCAAGTTTGCCAACATGAAGAAGGACTTCAAGTACAACCGGCTTCGGAAGGAAGGGCATGGTTTCTGGGAATGCAAGCCACTGTCCTGGATGAACCTCGAGTACGCAGCTATTGACGGCTATCTCAGTTATGAGATATACAACAAGATCTACACGGTGAACGAGGGACAAGCTCACCTCCAGAGATCAGACCACATCTGCCCCGAGATGCAAAAATCAGGATGA